The Coleofasciculus sp. FACHB-T130 nucleotide sequence CGTCACGGGGGACGCCTGTTTTATGTGGGAGCTGGCACGAGCGGGCGTCTGGGCGTCTTGGATGCAGCCGAGTGCCCGCCCACCTTTTGTACGCCGCCAGAACTGGTACAAGGGATTATCGCCGGGGGTGCGGGGGCGTTAATCCGCAGCTCAGAAGATTTAGAAGACAAAGATGAAGACGGGGCATCTGCGATCGCAACTCGGCAGATTACCCATCTCGATGTCGTTGTCGGCATCACCGCCGGGGGAACAACACCTTTTGTCCACGGTGCAATCCAAGCGGCACGTCAGCGGGGTGCAACCACGATTTTGATTGCCTGTGTCCCAGCCGAACAAGTTACCATCGATGCAGATTTAGATATTCGCCTAATTGTAGGGCCAGAAGTAGTGGCAGGCTCGACGCGACTGAAATCCGGAACCGTCACTAAAATGGCTTTAAATATCCTCTCCACCGGCGTGATGGTGAAGCTGGGCAAAGTCTACGGCAATCGCATGGTAGA carries:
- the murQ gene encoding N-acetylmuramic acid 6-phosphate etherase, translated to MKNLEERGHLLTEQVNPNSQNLDQMSSLELVDLFNQEDAQTLAAIAIARTQLAEAIDKTAEALRHGGRLFYVGAGTSGRLGVLDAAECPPTFCTPPELVQGIIAGGAGALIRSSEDLEDKDEDGASAIATRQITHLDVVVGITAGGTTPFVHGAIQAARQRGATTILIACVPAEQVTIDADLDIRLIVGPEVVAGSTRLKSGTVTKMALNILSTGVMVKLGKVYGNRMVDVAVTNKKLHDRALRMLQDLTDLNREDAGYLLEQSGRSVKLALLMHWTGLEKQEGDRLLAEHKGNLRAAVSSYNHPSDSP